In the Pochonia chlamydosporia 170 chromosome Unknown PCv3seq00026, whole genome shotgun sequence genome, one interval contains:
- a CDS encoding 1,3-beta-glucanosyltransferase gel1 (similar to Verticillium alfalfae VaMs.102 XP_003008852.1), which produces MKGFNFASVLAVVGAVTASPTPTEKEPPTKRASFPTITVSGNAFWKGNERFYIRGIDYQPGGSSANEDPLGDTDVCLRDIPNFKDLGVNTIRVYAVDNSLNHDKCMRALQDAGIYLVLDVNNPKFSINRSKPGPSYNAKYLQSVFATVEMFAAYPNTLAFFSGNEVINDDTDTNKAAPYVKAVTRDMKNYMNSRGLRKVPVGYSAADVSSNRMQTALYMNCGSDDMRSDFFAFNDYSWCNSNFKQAGWDQKVKNFTDYGIAIFLSEYGCIINRPRKFEEIGALMNSEMTGVYSGGLMYEYSYEDNKYGIVTLKGGVRGTVDKMDEYAAFKSALKNNPAPTGLGGAATTTHSVSCPTSDSGWQVNPSLVPQIPDQAQKYMKSGAGKGPGFGLDGDGSQNAGDSGTATASVTGGQASPTGSGGTKSSDNAGVSTLGPVDKAPYIVTGFNVLFTLFGALLL; this is translated from the exons CTTCAATTTTGCTTCGGTCCTGGCTGTCGTTGGCGCGGTCACGGCCTCCCCTACTCCCACTGAAAAGGAACCTCCCACCAAGCGTGCCAGCTTCCCTACGATCACAGTTTCTGGCAACG CCTTCTGGAAGGGCAATGAGCGATTCTACATCCGTGGCATTGACTATCAGCCCGGCGGCTCTTCCGCCAACGAGGACCCTCTCGGCGACACTGATGTCTGTCTTCGCGACATCCCCAACTTCAAGGACCTCGGCGTCAATACCATCCGCGTTTACGCAGTCGACAACTCCCTGAACCACGACAAGTGCATGCGGGCCCTCCAGGATGCCGGCATTTACCTCGTTCTTGATGTGAACAACCCCAAGTTCTCCATCAACCGTAGCAAGCCAGGTCCTTCATACAACGCCAAGTACCTCCAGAGTGTCTTCGCCACTGTCGAGATGTTTGCTGCCTATCCCAACACtctcgccttcttctccggcAACGAGGTCATCAACGACGACACGGATACGAACAAAGCAGCTCCCTATGTCAAAGCTGTTACTCGTGACATGAAGAACTACATGAACTCCCGCGGTCTCCGCAAGGTTCCCGTTGGATACTCCGCCGCCGATGTCTCTTCGAACCGAATGCAGACCGCTCTGTATATGAACTGCGGCTCCGATGACATGCGATCCGACTTCTTCGCTTTCAACGACTACTCGTGGTGCAACTCGAACTTCAagcaggctggctgggacCAAAAGGTTAAGAACTTCACTGACTACGGCATTGCTATCTT CTTGTCCGAGTACGGATGTATTATCAACCGCCCCCGCAAGTTTGAGGAGATCGGAGCCTTGATGAACAGTGAGATGACTGGTGTCTACTCCGGTGGTCTGATGTACGAGTACTCGTACGAGGATAACAAGTATGGTATTGTGACGCTCAAGGGTGGAGTCAGAGGCACTGTTGACAAGATGGACGAATATGCCGCTTTCAAGTCTGCTCTGAAGAACAACCCTGCTCCCACTGGCTTAGGCGGTGCTGCTACGACCACACACTCTGTCAGCTGCCCTACCTCCGATTCTGGCTGGCAAGTCAACCCCAGCCTCGTCCCACAGATCCCCGATCAGGCTCAGAAGTACATGAAGAGCGGTGCAGGTAAGGGTCCTGGTTTCGGTCTTGACGGCGATGGTTCCCAGAATGCTGGTGACAGCGGTACCGCTACCGCTAGCGTCACTGGTGGCCAGGCCTCTCCCACTGGCAGCGGTGGCACTAAGTCGTCTGACAACGCTGGTGTCTCGACTCTCGGCCCTGTTGATAAGGCCCCATACATCGTCactggcttcaatgttttaTTCACGCTGTTTGGCGCCTTGCTTCTGTAA